In Amycolatopsis coloradensis, one genomic interval encodes:
- a CDS encoding protein kinase domain-containing protein, translating into MLSSGQLLADRYKLTNRIAVGGMGEVWQASDTRLDRTVAVKILKAELSGDAEFLHRFRTEARMTASLNHPGIAAVHDYGETVADELSIAYLVMELVEGDPLAAIITREGRLNAERTLDILEQAGNALQAAHETGLVHRDVKPGNIMVTPAGQVKITDFGVAKAADAAPVTRSGMVMGTAHYIAPEQALGHNAEPASDVYSLAVCGYECLTGHRPFLSENAVTVAMMHIRDLPPPLPPDVPPGARAVIEATLIKDPRQRYNSGGEFAAAVAAVRAGLPLPTPSGLVNVAYSAGQPVMQPGPHSPPNPMVAVGPASHPAMHPVSGPPPMAVRRLPGRRPQWGWWVLLAVILIAVLVAGAFLIVRLVGSGNGPQSGGVETSEHAPAPGKESEGPSPTSAYPAVPTEGGTEEPAGQANPGMMSSKPWTEWNGTQR; encoded by the coding sequence ATGCTGTCCTCGGGTCAGCTGCTGGCCGACCGGTACAAGCTGACGAACCGGATCGCCGTCGGCGGGATGGGCGAGGTCTGGCAGGCCAGCGACACGCGGCTGGACCGGACGGTCGCGGTCAAGATCCTGAAGGCGGAGCTGTCCGGCGACGCGGAGTTCCTGCACCGGTTCCGGACCGAGGCGCGGATGACCGCGTCGCTGAACCATCCCGGCATCGCCGCGGTGCACGACTACGGCGAGACGGTCGCGGACGAGCTGTCGATCGCGTATCTGGTGATGGAGCTGGTCGAAGGCGATCCGCTGGCCGCGATCATCACCCGCGAAGGACGGCTGAACGCCGAGCGCACCTTGGACATCTTGGAGCAGGCCGGTAACGCGCTGCAGGCCGCGCACGAAACCGGTCTTGTGCACCGCGACGTCAAACCGGGCAACATCATGGTGACCCCGGCAGGGCAGGTGAAGATCACGGACTTCGGTGTCGCCAAGGCCGCCGACGCCGCCCCCGTGACCAGGTCCGGCATGGTGATGGGCACCGCCCACTACATCGCACCCGAGCAGGCGCTCGGGCACAACGCCGAACCGGCGAGCGACGTCTACTCGCTGGCCGTATGCGGCTACGAATGCCTCACCGGGCACCGGCCGTTCCTTTCGGAGAACGCGGTGACCGTCGCGATGATGCATATCCGCGACCTCCCGCCGCCGCTGCCGCCTGACGTGCCACCGGGCGCCCGCGCGGTGATCGAAGCGACCCTGATCAAGGATCCGAGACAGCGGTACAACAGCGGTGGCGAGTTCGCCGCCGCGGTGGCCGCGGTCCGCGCCGGGCTTCCGCTGCCGACGCCGTCGGGGCTGGTGAACGTGGCGTACTCCGCGGGTCAGCCCGTGATGCAGCCCGGCCCGCATTCGCCGCCGAACCCGATGGTGGCCGTCGGGCCGGCGTCGCATCCGGCGATGCACCCGGTCAGCGGCCCACCGCCGATGGCGGTCCGCCGCCTGCCGGGCAGACGGCCACAATGGGGCTGGTGGGTACTGCTCGCGGTGATCCTGATCGCAGTACTGGTGGCAGGAGCCTTCCTCATCGTGAGACTGGTCGGTTCGGGCAACGGACCGCAGTCGGGTGGCGTGGAAACCAGTGAACACGCGCCGGCTCCGGGTAAGGAGTCTGAAGGTCCTTCGCCGACATCCGCATACCCAGCGGTGCCGACGGAGGGCGGCACCGAGGAGCCGGCCGGACAGGCGAATCCGGGAATGATGAGCAGCAAACCTTGGACGGAATGGAACGGCACGCAGAGATGA
- a CDS encoding FtsW/RodA/SpoVE family cell cycle protein: MSTPLADPASAQFATNPPRELPKRRGTELVLLAFATFIVTVALVLVEANQEQELTSSIIWLGLSYLAVLTAAHLAVRRWAPYADPVILPCVALLNGLGLVMIHRIDLALAERAIQQGREYTPDVTKQVLFTAISLVLFVVVLVVISDHRTLTRYGYTCGLVGIVALALPAVLPSSLSEVNGAKVWIKLPFFSIQPGEFAKILLMIFFASFLVTKRDLFMVAGKRIVGVELPRARDLGPILIAAAACLGVLVFEKDLGTSLLFFGVTLVMLYVATERVIWVVLGVGFFAAGAIIAYNLFTHVQQRVRNWIDPLATYDDPGGGYQVAQGLFGLGTGGVGGTGLGAGRPDMVPEAKTDFITTAIGEELGLIGLTAMLMLYLILAMRGMRSALAVRDTFGKLLGGGLSFALVMQIFVVVGGVTNLIPNTGITAPFLSRGGSSLLANYILVALLLRISDAARKPAVRPKPQQPQAPLAEAHTVMVQRPPATGEGSPS; the protein is encoded by the coding sequence ATGAGCACGCCGCTCGCCGATCCGGCTTCGGCCCAGTTCGCCACGAACCCTCCGCGCGAGCTGCCCAAGCGGCGCGGCACCGAACTCGTCCTCCTGGCGTTCGCGACCTTCATCGTCACCGTCGCGCTCGTGCTGGTGGAGGCGAACCAGGAGCAGGAACTCACCAGCTCGATCATCTGGCTGGGGCTCTCGTACCTCGCGGTGCTGACGGCGGCGCATCTGGCGGTCCGCCGCTGGGCGCCGTACGCGGACCCGGTGATCCTGCCGTGCGTCGCGCTGCTGAACGGGCTCGGCCTGGTGATGATCCACCGGATCGACCTGGCGCTCGCGGAACGCGCGATCCAGCAGGGCAGGGAGTACACGCCGGACGTCACCAAGCAGGTGCTGTTCACGGCGATCTCGCTGGTGCTGTTCGTGGTGGTGCTGGTCGTGATCAGCGATCACCGCACGCTGACCCGCTACGGCTACACCTGCGGTCTGGTCGGGATCGTGGCGCTCGCGCTGCCCGCGGTGCTGCCGTCGAGCCTGTCCGAGGTCAACGGCGCGAAGGTCTGGATCAAGCTGCCGTTCTTCTCGATCCAGCCGGGCGAGTTCGCGAAGATCCTGCTGATGATCTTCTTCGCCTCGTTCCTGGTGACGAAACGCGACCTGTTCATGGTCGCGGGCAAGCGGATCGTCGGCGTCGAGCTGCCGCGTGCGCGTGACCTCGGCCCGATCCTCATCGCGGCGGCCGCCTGCCTCGGCGTGCTGGTGTTCGAGAAGGACCTCGGCACGTCGCTGCTGTTCTTCGGTGTCACGCTGGTGATGCTGTACGTCGCCACCGAGCGGGTCATCTGGGTCGTGCTGGGTGTCGGCTTCTTCGCCGCCGGCGCGATCATCGCCTACAACCTGTTCACGCACGTCCAGCAGCGCGTCCGGAACTGGATCGACCCGCTGGCCACCTACGACGACCCCGGCGGCGGCTACCAGGTCGCGCAGGGGCTGTTCGGGCTCGGCACCGGCGGGGTCGGCGGGACCGGCCTCGGCGCCGGCCGGCCGGATATGGTCCCCGAGGCCAAGACGGACTTCATCACCACCGCGATCGGCGAGGAACTCGGCCTGATCGGGCTCACGGCGATGCTGATGCTGTACCTGATCCTGGCGATGCGCGGGATGCGCAGCGCCCTCGCCGTGCGCGACACCTTCGGCAAACTCCTCGGCGGCGGTCTGTCGTTCGCCCTGGTCATGCAGATCTTCGTCGTCGTCGGCGGCGTCACGAACCTGATCCCGAACACCGGGATCACCGCCCCGTTCCTCTCCCGCGGTGGTTCTTCACTGCTCGCGAACTACATCTTGGTGGCCCTCCTGCTCCGAATCTCCGACGCCGCCCGCAAACCCGCGGTGCGGCCGAAGCCGCAGCAGCCGCAGGCGCCGCTCGCCGAAGCGCACACGGTGATGGTCCAGCGGCCGCCCGCGACCGGTGAGGGGAGCCCCTCGTGA
- a CDS encoding protein phosphatase 2C domain-containing protein gives MTLVLRYAARSDRGLVRSSNQDSVYAGPRLLALADGMGGHAAGEVASKVVIASLAPLDDDDPSDDLLAQLREAVQNGNAAIAELVQQDPDLDGMGTTLTAVLFAGSRMGVVHVGDSRAYLMRGGQFSQITRDDSFVNELLEQGRITPEEAAVHPQRSLLLKALTGHEVEPSLTVREARAGDRYLICSDGLSGMVSDETLSEAIQIPDPQACADRMIELALKGGGTDNVTVIIADVVDVDFGEDAPIVGGAAGDGSDEFHQGDSPAARARALTQPAPQPRPEVQPQQEDPKVKRRRRFRWLAGAVVVLIVLAAAAIATRYFVLSQYYVGEGPGEEVVIYRGVPGSVLGIDLHAFEQGSCPPGGLCTDKLLVPALQEDARIAVKNGVKKDNLDDARKYIDDFLRPHKQLADCKPNSSSTSTPPTEPAPPVSSSAAAPSTPASPSSANQPAGRDCSTPTTAAPGGGN, from the coding sequence ATGACTCTCGTCCTCCGCTACGCGGCTCGCAGCGACCGGGGCCTGGTGCGTTCCAGCAACCAGGACTCCGTGTACGCCGGTCCCCGCCTGCTCGCCCTCGCCGACGGCATGGGCGGTCACGCCGCGGGTGAGGTGGCCAGCAAGGTCGTCATCGCCTCCCTCGCCCCACTCGACGACGACGATCCGAGCGACGATCTTCTCGCTCAGCTGCGTGAGGCCGTCCAGAACGGCAACGCGGCCATCGCCGAACTGGTCCAGCAGGACCCGGACCTCGACGGCATGGGCACCACCCTGACCGCCGTGCTGTTCGCCGGTTCGCGGATGGGTGTCGTGCACGTCGGCGACTCGCGGGCGTATCTGATGCGCGGCGGTCAGTTCTCGCAGATCACGCGGGACGACAGCTTCGTCAACGAACTTCTCGAACAGGGCCGGATCACGCCGGAAGAGGCCGCGGTGCACCCGCAGCGGTCGCTGCTGCTGAAGGCGCTCACCGGCCATGAGGTCGAGCCGAGCCTGACCGTGCGTGAGGCCCGCGCCGGTGACCGGTACCTGATCTGTTCGGACGGCCTGTCCGGCATGGTCAGTGACGAGACGCTGTCCGAGGCGATCCAGATCCCGGATCCGCAGGCCTGCGCCGACCGGATGATCGAGCTGGCGCTCAAGGGCGGCGGCACGGACAACGTCACGGTGATCATCGCCGACGTCGTCGACGTCGACTTCGGTGAGGACGCGCCCATCGTGGGCGGCGCCGCCGGGGACGGCAGTGACGAGTTCCACCAGGGCGACTCCCCCGCCGCCCGCGCCCGCGCGCTGACCCAGCCCGCGCCGCAGCCGCGGCCCGAGGTCCAGCCACAACAGGAGGACCCGAAGGTCAAGCGCCGGAGGCGATTTCGCTGGCTGGCGGGAGCTGTGGTCGTCCTGATCGTGCTGGCCGCGGCGGCGATCGCCACGCGGTATTTCGTGCTGAGCCAGTACTACGTCGGCGAGGGTCCCGGCGAGGAGGTCGTGATCTATCGCGGCGTCCCCGGCAGTGTCCTCGGCATCGACCTGCATGCCTTCGAGCAGGGCTCGTGCCCGCCGGGCGGGCTGTGCACCGACAAGCTCTTGGTGCCGGCACTGCAGGAGGACGCGCGGATCGCGGTGAAGAACGGCGTCAAGAAGGACAACCTCGACGACGCCCGTAAGTACATCGACGACTTCCTGCGGCCGCACAAGCAGCTGGCCGACTGCAAACCGAACTCCAGCTCGACTTCCACGCCGCCTACCGAACCGGCACCGCCGGTGTCGTCGTCGGCTGCCGCCCCTTCTACCCCCGCCTCGCCGAGTTCGGCGAATCAGCCAGCGGGGAGGGACTGCTCGACGCCGACCACGGCAGCACCAGGGGGCGGTAACTGA
- a CDS encoding FKBP-type peptidyl-prolyl cis-trans isomerase, which produces MSSQKPQIDRPEGPAPSELETTDISVGDGQEAKSGDTVTVHYVGVSHSTGDQFDASWDRGEPLRFGLGAGQVIPGWDQGVAGMKVGGRRKLVIPPHLAYGERGAGGVIKPNETLIFVVDLVGVN; this is translated from the coding sequence ATGTCTTCGCAGAAGCCCCAGATCGACCGCCCCGAGGGGCCCGCGCCCTCCGAGCTGGAGACGACCGACATCTCCGTCGGCGACGGCCAGGAGGCCAAGTCCGGCGACACCGTCACGGTGCACTACGTCGGCGTCTCGCACTCGACCGGCGACCAATTCGACGCGTCGTGGGACCGCGGTGAGCCGCTCCGCTTCGGCCTCGGCGCCGGCCAGGTCATCCCCGGCTGGGACCAGGGCGTCGCCGGGATGAAGGTCGGCGGCCGTCGCAAGTTGGTCATCCCGCCGCACCTCGCGTACGGCGAACGCGGAGCCGGCGGCGTCATCAAGCCGAACGAGACCTTGATCTTCGTCGTCGACCTCGTCGGCGTGAACTGA
- a CDS encoding FHA domain-containing protein FhaB/FipA produces MPELVVQLTRVGFLVLLWLFVFAALRVVRSDLYAASGLRVAVPTFGRKKKETKKPRGGKSPQQLLVTHGALAGTRIALDGRPILIGRADDSTLVLDDDYASTRHARIALRGEDWYVEDLGSTNGTYLDRAKVTAPLRVPLGVPIRIGKTVIELRP; encoded by the coding sequence GTGCCAGAGCTGGTCGTTCAACTCACCAGGGTGGGCTTTCTCGTGCTGCTCTGGCTCTTCGTGTTCGCCGCGTTGCGTGTCGTCCGTTCGGATCTGTACGCGGCCTCCGGGCTGCGAGTCGCCGTCCCGACGTTCGGTCGCAAGAAGAAGGAAACCAAGAAGCCGCGCGGCGGGAAATCGCCGCAGCAGCTGCTCGTGACCCATGGTGCGCTGGCAGGAACCAGGATCGCCTTGGACGGCAGGCCGATCCTGATCGGCCGCGCCGACGACTCGACCCTGGTGCTGGACGACGACTACGCGTCGACCCGCCACGCCCGGATCGCCCTGCGCGGGGAGGATTGGTACGTGGAAGATCTGGGCTCGACGAACGGGACGTACCTCGACCGGGCTAAGGTCACGGCACCCCTCCGGGTCCCGCTCGGAGTCCCCATCCGGATCGGCAAAACGGTGATCGAGCTTCGCCCATGA
- a CDS encoding peptidoglycan D,D-transpeptidase FtsI family protein yields MNTPLRKVGVAMLVMVVLLMANATYIQVVKADDYRTDSRNVRVLYDEYSRQRGLIVTPDGAALAKVDPSNDKYKFIRTYADGPMYAPVTGYYSINYGSGGLERSEDDVLNGSDPRLFVRRLSDMVTGRDPRGGNVRLTINPAVQKAAYDLMTRKGYTGAVVAMEPKTGRILAMVSTPSFDPNKLASHTTKEQVAAWSQWRDDPKKPMLNRAISETYPPGSTAKLLVTAAALEDGKTADMPVNTAPNVKLPGTQTTLENYGGAACKGSTLKEALRYSCNVPFAEIAGELGKDKLNATAKNFGVGEDLTVPMRVAGSSLGPLESKAALYQSAIGQRDVRLTPLQDCLLSATIANNGMAMKPQLVQSLLAPNLSTIEDYTPIELTGDAAMSSANAAILRDMMLASEENTKGAGKRGDIQIASKTGTAEHGNDPKNTPPHAWYTGFAPAMDPKIAVSVIVESGGNRGLEATGGTVAAEIGRAAVNAMLGGG; encoded by the coding sequence GTGAACACCCCGCTCCGCAAGGTGGGTGTCGCCATGCTCGTCATGGTGGTGCTCCTGATGGCCAACGCCACCTACATCCAGGTGGTCAAGGCCGACGACTACCGCACCGACTCGCGCAACGTGCGCGTGCTCTACGACGAGTACTCCCGCCAGCGAGGGCTGATCGTGACGCCCGACGGCGCCGCGCTCGCGAAGGTCGACCCGTCGAACGACAAGTACAAGTTCATCCGGACCTACGCCGACGGCCCGATGTACGCGCCGGTCACCGGCTACTACTCGATCAACTACGGCTCAGGCGGTTTGGAGCGGTCCGAGGACGACGTCCTCAACGGTTCCGACCCGCGGCTGTTCGTGCGGCGTCTTTCGGACATGGTCACCGGCCGCGACCCGCGCGGCGGGAACGTGCGGCTGACGATCAACCCGGCCGTGCAGAAGGCCGCGTACGACCTGATGACGCGGAAGGGCTACACCGGCGCGGTGGTCGCGATGGAGCCCAAGACCGGGCGCATCCTCGCGATGGTGTCGACGCCGTCGTTCGACCCGAACAAGCTGGCCTCGCACACCACGAAGGAGCAGGTCGCGGCCTGGTCGCAGTGGCGCGACGATCCGAAGAAGCCGATGCTGAACCGCGCGATCTCGGAGACGTACCCGCCGGGTTCGACGGCCAAGCTGCTGGTGACCGCGGCCGCGCTCGAGGACGGCAAGACCGCGGACATGCCGGTCAACACCGCGCCCAACGTGAAGCTCCCCGGCACGCAGACGACGCTGGAGAACTACGGCGGCGCGGCCTGCAAGGGCAGCACGCTGAAGGAAGCGCTGCGGTACTCGTGCAACGTGCCCTTCGCTGAAATCGCCGGCGAGCTCGGCAAGGACAAGCTGAACGCGACGGCCAAGAACTTCGGCGTCGGCGAGGACCTGACCGTGCCGATGCGGGTCGCCGGGTCCTCTCTCGGCCCGCTCGAATCGAAGGCGGCCCTGTACCAGAGCGCCATCGGCCAGCGCGACGTGCGGCTGACGCCCCTGCAGGACTGCCTGCTCTCGGCGACCATCGCGAACAACGGGATGGCGATGAAACCGCAGCTCGTGCAGTCGCTGCTGGCGCCGAACCTGTCGACCATCGAGGACTACACCCCGATCGAACTGACCGGTGACGCCGCGATGTCCAGCGCGAACGCCGCGATCCTGCGCGACATGATGCTGGCGTCGGAAGAGAACACGAAGGGCGCCGGCAAACGCGGCGACATCCAGATCGCCTCCAAGACCGGCACCGCCGAGCACGGCAACGACCCGAAGAACACCCCGCCGCACGCCTGGTACACCGGGTTCGCGCCGGCGATGGACCCGAAGATCGCCGTCTCGGTGATCGTCGAATCCGGGGGTAACCGCGGGCTCGAAGCGACCGGTGGCACCGTGGCCGCGGAGATCGGCCGCGCCGCCGTCAACGCCATGCTCGGGGGTGGATAG
- a CDS encoding penicillin acylase family protein gives MRRGIRVLTTLAGLTLVAGTVPALQANAAEAPPDSVVAAALDDYCGGQCGDILPPGTKGNATLAEILAHKAFGTRPAHSADQLGKYASLADGYKTLTTDKINQFFNDASFGVPSGQVESTIKPRPDVTITRDKATGVPRIVGTTRPGTMYGAGYAAAQDRLWLMDIMRRVGRGQLTSFAGGAQGNRELEQSFFSSAPYTEQELQKQIDNAAASGPRGAQGKADAEAYVQGVNKYISDAHSGRYFPGEYVLTGHVDAITNAGTIEPFKLTDLVVLAAVVGAQFGAGGGGEVQNAIAKLAMQEKYGLEQGDKVWRSLRSEDDPETVKTLHNGQTFDYGKAPSNPQGAAMPDKGSVTGQQLVFDPTGSAGTAAPAKVEVPAPEDQKAVRGIFDDGVLPGNMLSEKHGMSNALVVSGAKTASGHPVAVFGPQAGYFAPQLLMLQEIQGPGISARGASFAGISMYVLLGRGKDYSWSATSASQDIVDTYAVELCEQNGSAPTKNSNFYRFRGQCLPFEIVERKNSWKPTVADGTAEGSYTLRSFRTKYGPVTSRALVGGKPVAYASLRSTFQHEIDTIIGFQKFNDPDAIKSAQDFQAAAADVNQTYNWFYADSRDVAYFNSGSNPVRNPNVDPAMPVKGDAGFDWQGWNPDGNLANYTPSSQHPQSINQDYYISWNNAQANGYAASGADKSSVHRGDLIDARVKKLISSGTKVTRVNLTQAMEEAALADLRAEKVLPELFKVIDKAPVTGPAADAVAKLKTWLAAGGLRSETSPGSKAYANADAIRIMDAWWPLLVNAQFKPGMGDAYGAMVGVLKINESPSGWQNEVPGKHVGQSHAGSSYQAGWWGYVHKDIRSVLGQNVAGPLTVKYCGGGDLNACRQVLLDSLTQAAAQPANTVYPGDGDCAAGDQWCADTIIHRALGGITQDKMSTQNRPTFQQVVEFPAKRGDNIANLATGRSVSATSHETGWYNSPPSNAIDVNLSTRWASDWSDNQSITVDLGSVQRVSRVVLRWESAYGKAYKVQVSSDGTSWRDVASIVDGDGGQDNVAFDAVDARHVRMAGVQRGTKYGYSLYEFEVYAH, from the coding sequence ATGCGACGAGGCATACGGGTCTTGACGACGCTGGCGGGGCTGACGCTGGTGGCGGGAACCGTCCCGGCACTTCAGGCGAACGCCGCGGAAGCCCCACCGGACTCGGTGGTGGCGGCCGCGCTCGACGACTACTGCGGCGGCCAGTGCGGTGACATCCTCCCGCCAGGCACGAAGGGGAACGCCACCCTCGCCGAGATCCTGGCGCACAAGGCGTTCGGCACCCGGCCCGCGCATTCGGCCGATCAGCTCGGCAAGTACGCCTCGCTCGCCGACGGCTACAAGACGCTGACCACGGACAAGATCAACCAGTTCTTCAACGACGCCTCGTTCGGGGTTCCGTCCGGGCAGGTCGAGAGCACGATCAAACCGCGTCCGGACGTGACGATCACCCGCGACAAGGCGACCGGCGTGCCCCGGATCGTCGGCACGACGCGGCCGGGCACGATGTACGGCGCCGGATACGCCGCCGCGCAGGACCGCCTGTGGCTGATGGACATCATGCGCCGGGTCGGCCGCGGCCAGCTGACCTCGTTCGCCGGTGGCGCCCAGGGCAACCGCGAACTCGAGCAGAGCTTCTTCTCGTCGGCGCCGTACACCGAACAGGAACTGCAGAAGCAGATCGACAACGCGGCGGCCAGTGGCCCGCGCGGCGCACAGGGCAAAGCCGATGCCGAGGCCTACGTCCAAGGTGTCAACAAGTACATCTCCGACGCGCACAGCGGCCGCTACTTCCCCGGCGAGTACGTGCTCACCGGGCACGTCGACGCGATCACGAACGCCGGGACCATCGAGCCGTTCAAGCTCACCGACCTCGTCGTCCTCGCCGCCGTCGTCGGAGCGCAGTTCGGCGCCGGCGGTGGCGGGGAGGTGCAGAACGCCATCGCGAAGCTGGCGATGCAGGAGAAGTACGGTCTCGAACAGGGCGACAAGGTCTGGCGGAGCCTCCGGTCCGAAGACGATCCCGAGACCGTCAAGACCCTCCACAATGGACAGACCTTCGACTACGGCAAGGCGCCGTCGAACCCGCAGGGCGCCGCGATGCCGGACAAGGGTTCGGTCACCGGGCAGCAGCTGGTCTTCGATCCGACCGGTTCCGCCGGGACGGCGGCACCCGCCAAGGTGGAGGTTCCCGCGCCTGAAGACCAGAAGGCCGTCCGCGGCATCTTCGACGACGGCGTCCTGCCGGGCAACATGCTGTCGGAGAAGCACGGCATGTCCAACGCGCTGGTGGTCTCCGGCGCCAAGACCGCGAGCGGGCACCCGGTCGCCGTCTTCGGCCCGCAGGCCGGCTACTTCGCGCCGCAATTGCTGATGCTGCAAGAAATCCAGGGCCCTGGCATCAGCGCCCGCGGCGCCTCGTTCGCGGGGATCAGCATGTACGTGCTGCTCGGCCGCGGCAAGGACTACTCGTGGAGCGCGACGTCGGCGTCGCAGGACATCGTCGACACCTACGCCGTCGAACTGTGCGAGCAGAACGGTTCCGCGCCGACGAAGAACTCCAACTTCTACCGGTTCCGCGGGCAGTGCCTGCCGTTCGAGATCGTCGAACGCAAGAACTCCTGGAAACCCACCGTCGCCGACGGCACGGCCGAAGGTTCGTACACCCTGCGCAGCTTCCGCACCAAGTACGGGCCGGTGACGAGCCGGGCGCTGGTCGGCGGCAAACCGGTCGCGTACGCGTCGCTGCGGTCGACGTTCCAGCACGAGATCGACACGATCATCGGCTTCCAGAAGTTCAACGACCCGGACGCGATCAAGTCCGCGCAGGACTTCCAGGCCGCGGCGGCCGACGTCAACCAGACCTACAACTGGTTCTACGCCGACTCGCGTGACGTCGCGTACTTCAACTCGGGCTCGAACCCGGTCCGCAACCCGAACGTCGACCCGGCCATGCCGGTGAAGGGCGACGCCGGATTCGACTGGCAGGGCTGGAACCCCGACGGCAACCTCGCGAACTACACGCCGTCGTCGCAGCATCCGCAGTCGATCAACCAGGACTACTACATCAGCTGGAACAACGCGCAGGCCAACGGCTACGCGGCCAGCGGCGCGGACAAGAGTTCCGTGCACCGCGGCGATCTGATCGACGCGCGGGTCAAGAAGCTGATCTCGAGCGGCACCAAGGTGACGCGGGTGAACCTCACGCAGGCCATGGAGGAGGCCGCGCTCGCCGACCTCCGCGCGGAGAAGGTGCTGCCGGAGCTGTTCAAGGTGATCGACAAGGCGCCGGTGACCGGTCCGGCCGCGGACGCGGTGGCGAAGCTGAAGACCTGGCTCGCCGCGGGCGGTCTGCGTTCGGAGACTTCGCCGGGCAGCAAGGCCTACGCCAACGCCGACGCGATCCGCATCATGGACGCCTGGTGGCCGCTGCTGGTGAACGCGCAGTTCAAACCGGGTATGGGCGACGCCTACGGCGCCATGGTCGGGGTACTGAAGATCAACGAGTCACCGTCGGGCTGGCAGAACGAGGTTCCCGGCAAGCACGTCGGCCAGTCGCACGCGGGTTCGTCGTACCAGGCGGGCTGGTGGGGCTACGTGCACAAGGACATCCGTTCGGTACTCGGGCAGAACGTCGCCGGTCCGCTCACCGTGAAGTACTGCGGCGGGGGCGACCTCAACGCCTGCCGCCAGGTGCTGCTCGACTCGCTGACGCAGGCGGCCGCGCAGCCCGCCAACACCGTCTATCCCGGTGACGGCGACTGCGCCGCGGGCGATCAGTGGTGCGCCGACACGATCATCCACCGCGCGCTCGGCGGCATCACGCAGGACAAGATGAGCACCCAGAACCGGCCGACCTTCCAGCAGGTCGTGGAGTTCCCGGCGAAACGCGGCGACAACATCGCCAACCTCGCCACCGGCCGCTCGGTGAGCGCGACCAGCCACGAAACGGGCTGGTACAACTCGCCGCCGTCCAACGCCATCGACGTAAACCTGTCGACGCGCTGGGCGAGCGACTGGAGCGACAACCAGTCGATCACCGTGGATCTCGGTTCGGTGCAGCGCGTCTCCCGCGTGGTCCTGCGGTGGGAATCGGCGTACGGCAAGGCGTACAAGGTGCAGGTCTCGTCCGACGGGACGAGCTGGCGGGACGTGGCGTCCATAGTGGACGGAGACGGCGGGCAGGACAACGTCGCCTTCGACGCCGTGGACGCCCGTCACGTCCGGATGGCCGGTGTCCAGCGCGGCACGAAGTACGGCTATTCCCTCTACGAGTTCGAGGTGTACGCCCACTAG